Proteins from a single region of Synechococcus sp. WH 8109:
- the psbQ gene encoding photosystem II protein PsbQ, translated as MLKALSRLAAFCLCLALSFGLMAPAASNAAGISPNDLGVIRRQAAAFEDAKSRLPDLARLVSEKDWVFTRNLLHGPMQEVSREMLYINQRLDKSDRKEATKVARSLKEALADLDEAARLQDFSRLQKSYSAVAAGFDAYSDLIPAEAFN; from the coding sequence ATGCTGAAGGCTCTGAGCCGCCTTGCCGCGTTCTGCCTCTGCCTCGCTTTGAGCTTTGGTCTGATGGCCCCGGCTGCTTCCAATGCTGCCGGCATCAGTCCTAACGACCTGGGCGTGATCCGCCGCCAGGCCGCAGCCTTTGAAGACGCAAAGTCCCGTCTTCCTGATCTGGCCAGGCTGGTAAGTGAAAAGGATTGGGTGTTCACCCGCAACCTGCTTCATGGCCCTATGCAGGAAGTGAGCCGGGAAATGCTCTACATCAATCAGCGCCTCGACAAAAGCGACCGCAAGGAAGCCACCAAAGTCGCCCGCTCCTTGAAAGAAGCGCTGGCAGATCTGGATGAAGCGGCACGCCTGCAGGACTTCAGCCGTCTGCAGAAGTCCTACAGCGCCGTGGCTGCCGGATTTGATGCCTATAGCGATCTCATCCCCGCTGAGGCCTTCAACTGA
- a CDS encoding FAD-binding oxidoreductase — translation MIGAGAIGLGTAWRLAQQGHDVSVYDPRLNQSIDREGSANDLGGTSASLGVLMGNVFRRSSGRGWRLRRRSMELWPQWIETLQAHQPDLRLNPGLLQIAEDERATEWMEALAAQRVDLGLQMVTSADLAAVWPTARHGGLHSRHDGRVDPLLLQLSLRQALAEQSVELNATAVVHLERNDNHWRVHRADGDSSVHNLLVLCTALSSNVLLEPLGQARPMTPVLGQALSLELTMGPRTWSNWPSVLVDQGFNLIPTAPGRLLLGATVEPGDRASEDPLILMRNLNERAPEWLRSATVVGHWSGLRARPVDRPAPLLEELEPGLILASGHYRNGVLLTPGTAEWVAAAVEQA, via the coding sequence GTGATTGGTGCCGGGGCCATCGGCCTCGGCACCGCCTGGCGTCTGGCCCAGCAAGGGCACGATGTCTCTGTTTACGACCCTCGCCTGAACCAGTCCATTGATCGCGAGGGATCAGCAAATGATTTGGGTGGAACCTCTGCATCCCTCGGGGTGCTGATGGGCAACGTGTTTCGCCGCAGCAGCGGGCGGGGCTGGAGGCTGCGCCGCCGGAGCATGGAGCTCTGGCCGCAATGGATCGAAACGCTGCAGGCTCACCAGCCTGACCTCAGGCTCAATCCGGGCCTGCTTCAAATCGCCGAGGACGAACGAGCGACTGAGTGGATGGAGGCGCTGGCCGCCCAGCGCGTTGACCTGGGCCTGCAGATGGTCACCAGCGCCGACCTGGCAGCGGTCTGGCCGACAGCCAGGCATGGTGGCCTGCACTCGCGCCACGACGGTCGTGTGGATCCACTGCTGCTGCAACTGTCCCTGCGACAGGCGCTGGCAGAGCAAAGCGTGGAGCTGAATGCCACGGCGGTGGTCCATCTAGAGCGCAACGACAACCACTGGCGTGTGCATCGCGCCGATGGAGACAGCTCAGTTCACAACCTTTTGGTGCTCTGCACAGCCCTGAGCTCGAACGTCTTGCTGGAACCGCTGGGTCAGGCCCGACCGATGACACCGGTGTTGGGCCAGGCCCTGTCACTGGAACTGACAATGGGTCCGAGAACGTGGAGCAACTGGCCCTCGGTGCTGGTGGATCAGGGCTTCAACCTGATTCCAACCGCACCCGGGCGATTGCTGCTCGGGGCCACCGTGGAACCGGGCGATCGCGCTTCGGAGGATCCTCTGATCCTGATGCGCAACCTGAATGAGCGGGCACCAGAGTGGCTGCGCTCAGCCACGGTGGTTGGCCATTGGAGTGGCCTGCGAGCCCGGCCCGTGGATCGCCCGGCCCCTCTGCTTGAAGAGCTGGAACCCGGATTGATCCTTGCCAGTGGGCACTATCGCAACGGCGTTCTGCTCACGCCTGGCACCGCAGAGTGGGTCGCCGCTGCCGTTGAGCAGGCATAA
- the dnaK gene encoding molecular chaperone DnaK — translation MGKVVGIDLGTTNSCVSVMEGGKPTVIANAEGFRTTPSVVAYTKNQDQLVGQIAKRQAVMNPDNTFYSVKRFIGRRVDEVNEESKEVSYGVEKAGSNVKVKCPVLDKQFAPEEVSAQVLRKLAEDAGKYLGETVSQAVITVPAYFNDSQRQATKDAGKIAGLEVLRIINEPTAAALAYGLDKKSNERILVFDLGGGTFDVSVLEVGDGVFEVLSTAGDTHLGGDDFDKVIVDHLAETFKSNEGIDLRQDKQALQRLTEAAEKAKVELSNATQSEINLPFITATPEGPKHLDLTLTRAKFEELASKLIDRCAMPVEQALKDAKLSSGELDEIVMVGGSTRIPAVLELVKRITGKDPNQTVNPDEVVAVGAAIQGGVLAGEVKDILLLDVTPLSLGVETLGGVMTKMITRNTTVPTKKTETYSTAVDGQTNVEIHVLQGEREMASDNKSLGTFRLDGIPPAPRGVPQIEVTFDIDANGILSVTAKDKGSGKEQSISITGASTLSDSEVDKMVKDAEANASADKEKREKIDLKNQAETLVYQAEKQMGELGDKVDADAKAKLEEKRLKLKEATEKDDYDAMKTLLEELQQELYTVGASVYQQEGAAADAGAPGADAGAGANAGGGDASDDVIDAEFTETK, via the coding sequence ATGGGCAAGGTTGTCGGCATTGACCTTGGCACCACGAACAGCTGTGTTTCCGTGATGGAGGGCGGCAAGCCCACCGTGATCGCGAACGCCGAGGGCTTCCGCACCACGCCCTCCGTGGTTGCTTACACCAAGAACCAGGATCAGCTGGTGGGTCAGATCGCCAAACGTCAGGCGGTGATGAACCCAGACAACACCTTCTATTCCGTCAAGCGTTTCATCGGCCGTCGCGTTGATGAGGTGAATGAGGAGTCGAAAGAGGTGAGCTACGGCGTTGAGAAGGCCGGATCCAACGTGAAGGTGAAATGCCCGGTTCTCGATAAGCAATTTGCGCCTGAAGAGGTTTCCGCCCAGGTGCTGCGCAAGCTGGCAGAGGACGCCGGTAAGTACCTCGGTGAAACCGTCAGCCAAGCGGTGATCACCGTTCCGGCCTATTTCAACGACTCCCAGCGCCAGGCCACCAAGGACGCCGGCAAGATCGCTGGCCTTGAGGTGCTGCGTATCATCAATGAACCCACCGCTGCGGCTCTGGCCTATGGCCTCGACAAGAAGAGCAACGAGCGCATTCTTGTCTTCGACCTGGGCGGCGGCACCTTCGACGTTTCCGTCCTGGAAGTTGGCGACGGCGTGTTCGAGGTGTTGTCCACCGCTGGTGACACGCACCTCGGCGGTGACGACTTCGACAAGGTGATCGTTGATCACCTGGCCGAGACCTTCAAATCCAACGAAGGCATCGATCTGCGTCAGGACAAGCAGGCCCTGCAACGCCTCACCGAAGCCGCTGAAAAAGCCAAGGTTGAGCTGTCCAACGCCACCCAGAGCGAGATCAACCTGCCATTCATCACGGCCACGCCTGAGGGTCCCAAGCATCTGGACCTCACCCTCACCCGCGCCAAGTTCGAGGAACTGGCCTCCAAGCTGATCGACCGCTGCGCCATGCCTGTGGAGCAGGCTCTCAAGGACGCCAAGCTCTCCTCCGGCGAGCTCGACGAAATCGTGATGGTGGGTGGTTCCACCCGCATCCCGGCCGTGCTCGAACTGGTGAAGCGCATCACCGGCAAAGACCCTAACCAGACGGTGAACCCCGATGAGGTGGTGGCTGTCGGTGCTGCCATTCAGGGCGGTGTGCTGGCCGGCGAGGTGAAGGACATCCTTCTGCTCGACGTCACGCCCCTCTCACTGGGTGTGGAGACCCTCGGTGGCGTGATGACCAAGATGATCACCCGTAACACCACTGTTCCCACCAAGAAGACTGAGACCTACTCCACGGCTGTGGATGGTCAGACCAATGTGGAAATCCACGTGCTCCAGGGTGAGCGCGAGATGGCGTCTGATAACAAGTCGCTTGGAACCTTCCGTCTCGATGGCATCCCCCCGGCTCCCCGTGGCGTGCCTCAGATCGAAGTGACCTTCGACATCGACGCCAACGGCATCCTCAGCGTCACCGCCAAGGACAAGGGCAGCGGCAAAGAGCAGTCCATTTCGATCACCGGCGCGTCGACCCTCTCGGATTCCGAGGTCGACAAGATGGTTAAGGACGCCGAGGCCAACGCCAGCGCTGACAAGGAGAAGCGCGAAAAGATCGACCTCAAGAACCAGGCCGAAACCCTCGTTTACCAGGCTGAAAAGCAGATGGGAGAACTGGGCGACAAGGTTGATGCCGACGCCAAGGCGAAGCTGGAGGAGAAGCGCCTCAAGCTCAAGGAAGCCACCGAGAAGGACGACTACGACGCGATGAAGACCCTGCTGGAGGAACTGCAGCAGGAGCTCTACACCGTGGGCGCTTCCGTCTATCAGCAGGAAGGGGCTGCAGCTGATGCTGGTGCGCCTGGTGCTGACGCCGGTGCCGGTGCCAACGCCGGTGGTGGCGATGCCAGTGACGACGTCATTGACGCGGAATTCACCGAGACCAAGTGA
- a CDS encoding shikimate dehydrogenase: MMNGGTSLVGLLGNPVRHSLSPVMQNAALESMGLNWRYLALPCTSEGLDQALNGLRAVGCQGLNVTIPHKQAIAELCEELSPLAKRLGAVNTLIPGAGGGWFGTNTDVEGFLTPLGANDTWAGLHAVVIGCGGSARAVVAGLQTLDLSSITVVGRRSEALQAFITDLQQSHAPLTACLNNAVQLNESVAQAALVVNTTPVGMAQHGDPEAMPLGAELWTDLNEDTVLYDLIYTPRPTNWLAAGQQRGHRCIDGLEMLVQQGAASLRLWSGRNDVPVAAMRSAAATALAT, from the coding sequence ATGATGAACGGCGGCACCAGCCTTGTGGGCCTGCTTGGCAATCCAGTGCGCCACTCGCTTTCGCCGGTGATGCAGAACGCCGCCCTCGAAAGCATGGGGCTCAACTGGCGCTACCTGGCCCTGCCCTGCACAAGCGAAGGCCTTGATCAAGCGTTGAACGGTCTAAGGGCCGTTGGCTGCCAGGGCCTCAACGTCACCATCCCCCACAAACAAGCCATCGCCGAGCTCTGCGAAGAGCTGAGCCCGCTAGCGAAACGGCTCGGTGCCGTCAACACCCTGATTCCGGGAGCGGGCGGTGGCTGGTTCGGCACCAACACCGACGTGGAGGGCTTTCTGACACCCCTCGGTGCCAACGACACCTGGGCAGGACTCCACGCCGTAGTGATCGGCTGCGGCGGATCAGCTCGAGCTGTGGTCGCCGGTCTGCAGACCCTGGACCTCAGCAGCATCACCGTAGTGGGACGGCGAAGCGAGGCACTGCAAGCCTTCATCACTGATCTGCAGCAGAGCCACGCCCCCCTGACAGCCTGTCTCAACAACGCTGTTCAGCTCAACGAGAGCGTGGCTCAAGCGGCTCTCGTGGTGAACACCACCCCGGTGGGCATGGCCCAGCACGGTGACCCCGAGGCGATGCCACTGGGGGCAGAGCTCTGGACAGACCTGAACGAAGACACGGTGTTGTACGACCTGATCTACACACCAAGGCCCACCAACTGGCTCGCCGCTGGGCAACAACGGGGCCACCGCTGCATCGATGGTCTCGAGATGCTGGTGCAGCAAGGCGCTGCCTCACTACGGCTGTGGAGTGGACGTAACGACGTTCCTGTCGCGGCGATGCGCAGCGCCGCCGCCACTGCTCTTGCGACCTAA
- a CDS encoding Tic20 family protein codes for MQIPLWQRLLAPLVYLLPWSDAIPFGLGADGVFNQIPLLRLLIVPVVPLIQLNRGVPFGGLLLFFVLFLAVVRNPAVPYFVRFNTLQALLTDIVIVVLSFAFGILLQPMAGGSLLLSTLSSTVVVAVLAILLFALVECWRGREPDLPGISQAVRMQLY; via the coding sequence GTGCAGATTCCTCTCTGGCAGCGGCTGCTTGCACCGCTGGTGTACCTGCTCCCCTGGAGTGACGCCATTCCCTTTGGCCTCGGGGCTGACGGCGTGTTCAACCAGATCCCGTTGCTGAGACTGCTGATCGTTCCCGTGGTACCGCTGATCCAATTGAATCGGGGGGTTCCCTTCGGTGGCCTGCTGCTGTTCTTCGTGCTGTTTCTGGCGGTGGTGCGGAATCCGGCAGTTCCCTACTTCGTACGCTTCAACACCCTGCAGGCCCTGCTCACCGACATCGTGATCGTTGTGCTGAGCTTCGCTTTTGGGATCCTTCTCCAACCCATGGCCGGAGGCAGCCTACTGCTGAGCACCCTGTCCAGCACGGTCGTGGTGGCTGTGCTGGCGATCCTTCTGTTCGCCTTAGTGGAGTGCTGGCGCGGACGCGAACCCGATCTGCCTGGCATCAGCCAAGCCGTACGCATGCAGCTCTACTGA
- the rpsF gene encoding 30S ribosomal protein S6 — MTHDPYYETMYILRPDIPEEEVESHLNKYRDMLVEAGADVLDNQMRGKRRLAYPIAKHKEGIYVQLSHNGDGQHVAVLEKAMRLSEDVIRYLTVKQEGPLPAPRVMPGSEAAQQQQAEAAASAD; from the coding sequence ATGACGCACGATCCGTATTACGAAACCATGTACATCCTTCGTCCGGACATTCCGGAGGAGGAGGTTGAAAGCCATCTCAACAAGTACCGCGACATGCTCGTGGAAGCTGGTGCCGACGTGCTGGACAACCAGATGCGTGGCAAGCGCCGTCTGGCCTATCCGATTGCTAAGCACAAGGAAGGCATCTACGTGCAACTGAGCCACAACGGCGATGGCCAGCACGTTGCTGTTCTGGAGAAGGCGATGCGCCTCAGTGAGGACGTGATCCGCTATCTGACCGTGAAGCAGGAAGGTCCCCTTCCAGCACCTCGGGTGATGCCGGGCAGCGAAGCTGCTCAACAGCAACAAGCCGAAGCCGCTGCATCAGCTGACTGA